The following are encoded together in the Tripterygium wilfordii isolate XIE 37 chromosome 18, ASM1340144v1, whole genome shotgun sequence genome:
- the LOC119984600 gene encoding uncharacterized protein LOC119984600 has product MKGAVELYVSHPIVDLSSCNDSEEHGSYTACSSGSSISAYFRRGSLDRVRPRFSLRLASLRGRSGFILHDYPGACDNTGFYVLHTRMYEMSQIVISDGNGGGSDG; this is encoded by the exons ATGAAAGGGGCTGTTGAGTTATACGTGTCTCATCCTATTGTTGATTTGTCATCGTGTAATGATTCAGAGGAACATGGTTCATATACTGCG TGTTCTTCGGGAAGTTCAATTTCGGCCTATTTTAGACGTGGAAGTCTAGATCGAGTGAGGCCGAGATTCTCATTGAGGTTGGCTTCACTGAGAGGTAGATCAGGTTTTATATTACATGATTATCCAGGTGCTTGTGACAATACTGGTTTCTACGTATTGCACACAAGGATGTATGAG ATGAGCCAAATAGTTATTAGTGATGGCAATGGTGGTGGTAGTGATGGATAG
- the LOC119983562 gene encoding protein SGT1 homolog: protein MASDLEKKAKEAFIDDHFELAVEIYSQAIAINPDNAELFADRAQANIKLNNFTEAVADTNRAIELDPSMYKAYMRKGNACMKLEEYQTAKAALEAGATLAPGDSRFTNLIKECDERIADEIGSLPNQSPEKAATHVVSPKDFQPENDFPNHSVVAPVKPKYRHEFYQKAEEVVVTIFAKKVPPVCVTIDYGEQILSINIEIPGEDAYYFQPRLFGKIIPDKCRFEVLATKIEIRLAKAEPIHWSSLEFTKESTVARKVDLSSVGGSQRPTYPSSKPKHTDWDKLEAEVKKEEKEEKLDGDAALNKFFRDIYQDADEDTRKAMRKSFVESNGTVLSTNWKEVGAKKVEGSPPDGMEMRKWEY from the exons ATGGCATCCGATCTTGAGAAGAAAGCGAAGGAGGCCTTCATTGACGACCACTTCGAGCTCGCTGTCGAAATATACTCTCAGGCCATCGCCATTAACCCTGATAACGCCGAGCTCTTCGCCGACCGTGCTCAGGCCAATATTAAACTCAACAATTTTACTG AGGCTGTTGCTGATACGAACAGAGCCATAGAATTGGACCCTTCAATGTACAAAGCCTACATGCGGAAAGG CAATGCATGCATGAAGCTTGAGGAGTATCAGACTGCTAAAGCTGCATTGGAAGCAGGTGCTACTTTGGCTCCTGGAGATTCAAGATTTACTAATTTGATCAAAGAGTGTGATGAACGCATTGCTG ATGAAATAGGTTCTTTACCAAACCAGTCACCGGAGAAAGCTGCAACACATGTCGTATCTCCCAAAGATTTTCAGCCAGAAAATGACTTTCCCAATCACTCAGTGGTAGCACCTGTCAAGCCAAAATACAG GCATGAATTCTATCAGAAAGCAGAGGAGGTGGTTGTGACCATATTTGCAAAGAAAGTACCTCCAGTCTGTGTCACGATTGACTATGGGGAACAAATA TTAAGTATTAACATTGAGATTCCTGGTGAAGATGCTTACTATTTTCAACCCCGCTTATTTGGAAAG ATAATTCCTGACAAGTGCAGGTTTGAAGTGTTGGCTACCAAAATTGAAATTCGCCTTGCAAAAGCTGAGCCCATACACTGGTCATCACTTGAATTCACCAAGGAAAGTACAGTTGCACGAAAGGTTGATCTATCATCAG TTGGTGGATCTCAAAGGCCTACATACCCATCCTCCAAGCCAAAGCACACAGATTGGGACAAACTCGAGGCTGAAGTGAAGAAGGAG gaaaaggaagaaaaacttGATGGCGATGCTGCCTTGAACAAATTTTTCCGTGACATATATCAAGATGCTGATGAGGACACCAGAAAAGCAATGAGAAAATCTTTT GTGGAGTCCAACGGAACAGTGCTGTCGACTAATTGGAAAGAAGTTGGGGCAAAGAAGGTGGAGGGAAGTCCTCCGGATGGAATGGAGATGCGGAAATGGGAGTACTAA
- the LOC119984133 gene encoding ammonium transporter 2 member 5-like, translating into MNNTTAPFALPMNLNIDQASPVWMNKGDNAWQLTAATLVGLQSVPGLIILYGGAVKKKWAVNSAFMALYAFACVLVCWAIWGYRMSFGNELVPFWGKANIALDQKFLLDPAFSGKFPSATMVYFQSVFAAITLILIAGAVLGRMNFYAWMIFVPLWLTFSYTFSAFSIWCPQGFFFKKGLIDYSGGYVIHLSSGVAGFTAAFWVGPRLTKDRERFPPNNILLMLMGAGLLWMGWTGFNGGDPYVVSTDASLAVLNTHICTATSLLTWICLDILFFKKASVIGAVQGMITGLVCITPAAGVVQGWAAIIMGICSGSIPWFTMMVVHKNSEILQKVDDTMAVFHTHAVAGTLGGILTGLFAEPRLSYLFYGSYGDYVGLFYGIQMGIVRKGLRQIGIQIQGILFVVMLNILSTSIICLVIRMFIPLRMSDADMEIGDEAAHGEEAYALWGEDDKI; encoded by the exons ATGAATAACACAACAGCACCCTTTGCTCTGCCTATGAATCTAAACATTGATCAAGCAAGCCCTGTATGGATGAACAAAGGCGACAATGCATGGCAGCTGACAGCGGCAACGTTGGTCGGTCTCCAGAGCGTTCCGGGGCTTATTATCTTATACGGTGGTGCAGTGAAGAAGAAATGGGCAGTGAATTCAGCATTCATGGCCCTTTATGCTTTTGCTTGTGTTCTTGTTTGTTGGGCTATCTGGGGTTATAGAATGTCCTTTGGGAATGAGTTGGTTCCATTCTGGGGAAAGGCCAATATTGCACTTGACCAGAAGTTTCTGCTTGATCCGGCATTCTCTGGAAAGTTTCCCAGTGCTACAATGGTGTATTTTCAGTCTGTTTTTGCAGCAATCACTTTGATTCTGATTGCTGGAGCAGTACTCGGACGGATGAACTTCTACGCCTGGATGATCTTTGTGCCTCTCTGGCTAACCTTCTCATATACTTTTTCTGCCTTTAGTATTTGGTGTCCACAAGGGTTTTTCTTCAAGAAGGGACTTATTGATTATTCTGGAGGATATGTGATCCATTTGTCCTCTGGAGTTGCTGGTTTCACAGCCGCGTTTTGG GTCGGTCCTCGCCTGACCAAGGACAGGGAAAGGTTTCCTCCAAACAATATTCTACTCATGTTAATGGGTGCAGGACTACTTTGGATGGGATGGACAGGATTTAATGGGGGAGACCCTTATGTTGTAAGCACTGATGCTTCCTTGGCAGTCTTGAACACCCACATATGCACTGCTACAAGCTTGCTCACCTGGATTTGTTTGGACATCTTGTTCTTCAAGAAAGCTTCTGTCATTGGTGCAGTCCAAGGCATGATCACTGGCTTGGTTTGCATCACTCCTGCCGCCG GGGTTGTGCAAGGATGGGCAGCAATAATAATGGGGATATGTTCAGGGTCAATTCCCTGGTTCACCATGATGGTTGTTCACAAGAATTCTGAGATCCTTCAAAAGGTTGATGACACAATGGCTGTTTTCCACACTCATGCCGTTGCAGGTACCCTCGGCGGGATCCTAACCGGACTCTTCGCAGAGCCAAGGCTGAGCTATCTATTTTATGGTTCATATGGTGACTATGTGGGATTGTTTTATGGTATCCAAATGGGGATAGTTCGAAAGGGTCTAAGGCAAATTGGGATTCAAATCCAGGGGATTCTGTTTGTGGTGATGCTCAATATTTTGAGCACAAGCATTATATGTCTTGTGATTAGGATGTTCATTCCTCTAAGGATGTCGGATGCGGATATGGAGATTGGAGATGAAGCTGCTCATGGTGAAGAAGCTTATGCTTTGTGGGGTGAAGATGACaagatttga
- the LOC119984131 gene encoding nuclear pore complex protein NUP160 has translation MGISRWRMAGIEVPISGSDSLKWIEVSVPIPYCSDADGDTAMEVPPLGLPQLSASCLSSCSVIGDSPHTSCLISRIDDSRPHAIELLQLSASRQQQGLRISFPHVLSPFVFICNNEIESSSRTPYLLYAVTVSGIVFLLKLADLSSYVSHSVLSRDHFVEFNLHTHSHSHNINNATITSIAAAAGCLVVGRDDGSITSFRLGSLHQSAPGFSHELRDESGINRLWGFMSRGKIAGAVQDLVISDMQGKKYLFVLHSCGNIRVWDLSSYSKIFSHSTSAPTSEGATPVRFWIGETNRDSGFIPMAVLYKMASDVSVEVIYVYSFSCGSGDRIIMSLESSVQNIPLEEGKCIDVQLTSDKIWILKDNGLVSQNLHHSNSNVEEQCYYALGEEFVAEQLFQCSEHSPDDLLCIAHTALSSTKDDIMHFVSSIFLRRLLHPGVHHNNVLRAAFLDFNRHWTDIEFQSLTLNGLKKEILSLMEHEGVNDSPISILYRLKNFCTRYFHHWCKHNAASGLLVQSPAGAVCLVRKNSVSLFRALENIELLIDGSSDEVGGLVSFEHNLSHNDSKCEILFEVLRCVISISQQLGKTASSIYYESLITPDISSEEIIARLIKILEIGYSSSVASSLSSGLGADIVWDKEMADHKNLRKFSTDMLLSLQALCKKATSWGNVLNVIESYLQFLVPQKVFQSYDTVTEFNIKASILVQATSQIAKVMFESTFDILLFVTYLVNISGRINMLRDDISRIQLELLPLIEETVSQWLIIYFFATTPSESPAIEDFSSQLSSLKIDGKTDKRSWSENLGKCDYTLGLVLLLTVQSSSRDPSHLSSRCLPSPQDIVCSVRDFTSWIIWGKTGQESCNFLRRATELALILLRHGQYNAVETILNIEKEDLRREKISRSIQDLSGDWCVLQHLLGCCFLIQAQCKLRGMLKDRKVCEAICCFFRASSGQGASQALQSLPREAGLPHLGFDGCVSPAAWKLHYYLWAMQIFEQYNISIGASQFALAALEQVDDALSLKDESCDQDLINESATSIKGRLWANVFKFTLDLNLLHDAYCAIISNPDEENKDICLRRFIIVLCEHGAAKSLCDGQLPFIGLTEKVERELAWKAERSDILAKPNSYKLLYAFEMHRHNWRNAASYIYKYSARLRTEAVLKDSQDMSLVLQERLNGLSATINALHLVNPTFAWIDTPLEESPHHNEHYSSKKAKKITNEQFSRDDVEPQRLQSYVDIKTLESEFVLTSAQYLLSLANLKWKFTGMHKAPSDLVELLIQANLYDMAFTVLLKFWKGSALNRELERVFSAMSLKCCPHKESSTWAGNDSGMHGLLLTSSMDELILHSAPDLGPTTQQPKGKTHWEILEHYLEKYKNFHARLPVTVAETLLRSDPHIELPLWLVHIFKGGRKERTWGMTGQESSPASLLKLYVDYGRYTEATNLLLEYLEAFASVRPAYLINRKKPFSVWFPYTIIERLWCQLEEMISLGHMVDQYAKLKNLLHGALLKHLQLLKVDSDDAISAALC, from the exons ATGGGAATCAGCAGATGGAGAATGGCGGGGATAGAAGTCCCAATCAGCGGGAGTGACTCCCTCAAGTGGATAGAAGTGAGTGTTCCAATCCCATACTGTTCTGATGCTGATGGTGATACTGCCATGGAAGTGCCTCCTCTGGGTCTCCCTCAGCTTTCCGCCTCTTGTTTGTCTTCTTGTTCGGTCATTGGAGATTCTCCGCATACTAGCTGCCTCATCTCCAGAATTGACGACTCCCGTCCTCACGCTATCGAGTTACTCCAGCTCTCTGCTTCTCGCCAACAACAAGGACTTCGCATCTCCTTCCCGCACGTCCTCTCCCCTTTTGTGTTCATCTGCAAcaatgag ATTGAATCGTCTTCGAGGACCCCCTACTTGCTTTATGCTGTGACTGTCTCTGGAATTGTGTTCCTTCTGAAACTCGCAGACCTTTCTTCCTATGTATCTCATTCTGTCCTTTCTAGAGATCATTTCGTAGAGTTTAACCTGCATACTCATTCACATTCACATAATATAAATAATGCAACAATTACAAGCATAGCCGCTGCCGCCGGATGTCTTGTTGTTGGCAGAGATGATGGTTCCATTACTTCTTTCCGACTTGGCTCACTCCACCAGAGTGCTCCTG GGTTTTCCCATGAGCTGAGGGATGAATCTGGGATCAATCGTTTGTGGGGCTTCATGTCAAG GGGTAAGATTGCAGGGGCTGTTCAGGATTTGGTAATATCGGATATGCAAggcaaaaaatatttgtttgtgCTTCATTCTTGTGGGAACATACGAGTttgggatctttcttcttataGCAAGATATTTAGTCATTCCACAAGCGCTCCAACATCAGAAG gaGCTACACCTGTAAGGTTCTGGATAGGTGAAACTAATCGTGATTCTGGCTTTATTCCCATGGCTGTCCTTTATAAAATGGCTTCG GACGTTAGCGTGGAGGTTATATATGTCTATAGCTTCTCTTGTGGTTCAGGGGACAGGATCATTATGTCACTTGAGTCATCCGTGCAAAATATCCCTCTTGAGGAG GGGAAATGCATTGATGTACAACTTACCTCAGACAAGATTTGGATATTGAAGGATAATGGATTAGTTTCACAGAACTTACATCATTCAAATAGTAATGT GGAAGAACAATGTTATTATGCTCTAGGAGAGGAATTTGTTGCGGAGCAGCTATTTCAGTGTTCTGAACATTCTCCAGATGATCTTCTTTGTATTGCCCATACAGCATTATCGTCTACTAAG GATGACATTATGCATTTCGTGTCATCAATTTTCTTACGTAGACTGCTTCATCCCGGGGTTCATCATAATAACGTCTTGCGTGCAGCTTTCCTGGATTTTAACAGGCATTGGACTGATATTGAGTTCCAGTCATTAACTCTTAATGGACTAAAAAAGGAAATCCTTTCACTAATGGAGCATGAG GGTGTCAATGACAGTCCAATTTCAATACTTTATCGCTTGAAAAACTTCTGTACCCGATATTTCCATCATTGGTGCAAGCACAATGCAGCATCTGGTTTGCTTGTTCAATCCCCTGCAGGTGCTGTTTGTTTAGTCAGAAAGAATTCGGTGTCACTGTTTCGTGCCTTAGAAAATATTGAGTTGCTCATTGATG GTTCTTCTGATGAAGTTGGTGGTCTTGTTAGCTTTGAACACAATTTATCTCACAATGACTCAAAATGCGAGATTCTTTTTGAAGTTCTTAGATGTGTTATTAGTATCAGTCAACAATTGGGCAAAACAGCTTCTTCAATATATTATGAGTCACTAATTACACCAGATATTTCATCTGAAGAGATCATTGCTCGGCTAATTAAGATTCTTGAAATTGGATACAGTTCATCAGTGGCATCATCACTTTCATCAGGCCTGGGTGCTGATATTGTTTGGGATAAGGAGATGGCAGATCACAAAAACCTGAGGAAATTCTCCACCGACATGTTATTATCtcttcaagctttgtgcaaaaAAGCTACCTCATGGGGAAATGTTTTGAATGTTATTGAGAGCTATCTACAATTTCTTGTCCCTCAAAAGGTCTTTCAGAGCTATGATACAGTGACAGAATTTAACATCAAAGCTTCAATTCTGGTCCAGGCTActtctcaaattgcaaaagttatgtttgagtcTACTTTTGACATTCTTCTGTTTGTAACCTATTTGGTGAACATCAGTGGCCGG ATCAATATGTTGCGTGATGATATATCCAGAATACAACTTGAATTATTGCCGTTGATTGAAGAGACTGTGTCCCAGTGGCTTATCATTTATTTCTTTGCCACTACACCGTCCGAATCGCCTGCAATTGAAGATTTCAGTTCTCAACTTTCGTCGTTAAAAATTG ATGGCAAGACTGATAAGAGATCATGGAGTGAAAATCTTGGCAAATGTGATTATACCTTGGGTTTAGTGCTTCTACTTACTGTTCAAAGTagttctagagatccaagccaCCTTTCTTCAAGATGTCTCCCTTCTCCGCAAGACATTGTTTGTTCAGTGCGAGATTTTACAAGCTGGATTATTTGGGGCAAAACTGGCCAAGAATCTTGTAATTTCTTGAGGCGTGCGACTGAGCTTGCATTGATCCTGCTTAGGCATGGCCAATATAATGCTGTTGAG aCAATTCTCAATATTGAGAAGGAAGATCTACGAAGGGAGAAGATATCTAGGAGTATTCAAGATCTTTCTGGCGATTGGTGCGTACTTCAACATCTTTTGGGATGTTGCTTTCTTATTCAGGCGCAATGTAAATTGCGTGGAATGCTGAAAGACAGGAAAGTTTGTGAAGCTATATGCTGTTTCTTCAG AGCTTCATCTGGACAAGGAGCATCCCAGGCTTTGCAGAGTTTGCCCCGGGAAGCTGGATTGCCGCATCTTGGTTTTG ATGGTTGCGTGTCACCCGCTGCATGGAAGCTTCATTATTATCTTTGGGCAATGCAGATATTTGAGCAGTACAACATTAGCATAGGTGCTAGCCAATTCGCTCTTGCTGCACTTGAGCAAGTTGATGATGCTCTTAGCTTGAAAGATGAATCCTGTGATCAAGATCTAATCAATGAATCAGCAACTAGTATAAAAGGAAGACTCTGGGCAAATGTCTTCAAGTTTACTTTAGATCTTAATCTCCTGCATGATGCATATTGTGCCATAATTTCAAATCCAGATGAAGAGAATAAAGACATCTGCTTGAGGCGTTTTATAATAGTTCTTTGTGAGCATGGAGCAGCGAAG AGTCTTTGTGACGGTCAACTACCCTTCATTGGTTTAACAGAGAAGGTAGAGAGAGAGCTTGCCTGGAAG GCAGAGCGTTCTGATATCTTGGCCAAGCCAAACTCCTATAAATTACTTTATGCATTTGAAATGCACCGGCATAACTGGAGAAATGCAGCAAGTTACATATACAAATATTCAGCTCGTTTGAGGACTGAAGCAGTTCTGAAGGATTCCCAGGATATGTCACTAGTGCTACAAGAGAGGCTTAATGGCCTTTCTGCTACTATCAATGCTCTGCATCTTGTTAATCCTACATTTGCTTGGATCGATACTCCGCTTGAGGAAAGTCCTCATCACAACGAGCATTATTCAAGTAAAAAGGCTAAAAAGATAACAAACGAACAAT TTTCTCGTGATGATGTTGAGCCTCAGAGGCTGCAATCGTACGTTGACATCAAGACACTTGAAAGTGAGTTTGTATTAACCTCGGCGCAGTATCTGCTCTCTTTGGCAAATTTAAAATGGAAATTTACCG GGATGCATAAAGCTCCATCAgatttggttgaacttttgatCCAGGCAAATTTGTATGACATGGCATTTACAgttcttttaaaattttggaagGGCTCAGCATTGAATAG GGAATTGGAAAGAGTTTTCTCTGCTATGTCACTGAAATGTTGTCCACATAAAGAAAGTTCCACATGGGCTGG GAATGATTCGGGAATGCATGGTCTTTTACTGACATCCTCAATGGATGAATTGATTCTCCATAGTGCCCCTGACTTGGGTCCTACAACTCAGCAACCTAAAGGGAAGACTCACTGGGAAATTCTTGAGCATTATCTG gaaaaatacaaaaattttcATGCTAGATTACCAGTGACAGTGGCTGAAACGCTTCTTCGTTCTGATCCTCATATTGAATTACCTTTGTGGCTGGTACATATCTTCAAG GGTGGTCGAAAAGAAAGGACTTGGGGTATGACGGGCCAAGAATCAAGTCCTGCATCTTTGCTTAAACTCTATGTTGATTATGGTCGGTATACTGAAGCTACAAATTTGTTGCTCGAGTACTTGGAAGCATTTGCATCAGTG AGACCAGCATACCTAATTAATCGGAAAAAGCCATTTTCAGTATGGTTTCCGTACACAATAATAGAGCGTCTATGGTGCCAACTGGAGGAAATGATCAGTTTGGGCCATATGGTTGATCAATATGCTAAGCTCAAAAACTTGTTACACGGAGCTTTGCTGAAACATCTCCAGCTG CTGAAGGTGGACTCCGACGATGCCATATCTGCTGCTCTCTGTTAA